The following coding sequences are from one Prosthecobacter vanneervenii window:
- the pdxH gene encoding pyridoxamine 5'-phosphate oxidase yields MNPTDKPNLPDLRVSYNQGELDEHTAPADPVELFTLWINDALEHKLPEPNAMSLATNGLDGTPTVRTVLLKGIDERGFHFYTNYESRKGHEIAADSRGAACFLWASRHHQVCLKGRISKLDRADAEQYFAVRPYGHQIGAWASSQSQVIPGREWLEQRDAEIKAQYPEGQVPCPPHWGGYTLLADEIEFWQGRVSRLHDRIRYRKENGVWVKARLSP; encoded by the coding sequence ATGAACCCGACTGACAAACCGAACCTGCCTGACCTCCGCGTGAGCTACAATCAGGGCGAGCTCGACGAGCACACCGCCCCCGCCGATCCCGTGGAGCTCTTCACCCTCTGGATCAATGACGCCCTTGAGCACAAGCTCCCCGAGCCCAACGCCATGAGCCTCGCCACCAACGGCCTCGACGGCACCCCCACCGTCCGCACCGTCCTCCTCAAAGGCATCGACGAGCGCGGCTTCCACTTCTACACCAACTACGAGAGCCGCAAGGGACACGAGATCGCCGCCGACTCCCGCGGTGCCGCCTGCTTCCTCTGGGCCAGCCGCCACCACCAGGTCTGCCTCAAGGGCCGCATCTCCAAGCTCGACCGCGCCGATGCCGAGCAGTACTTCGCCGTCCGCCCCTACGGCCACCAGATCGGTGCCTGGGCCTCCAGCCAGAGCCAGGTCATCCCCGGCCGCGAATGGCTGGAGCAGCGCGATGCCGAGATCAAAGCCCAATACCCCGAAGGCCAGGTCCCATGCCCTCCCCACTGGGGCGGCTACACCCTCCTCGCCGATGAGATCGAGTTCTGGCAGGGCCGCGTCAGCCGCCTCCACGACCGCATCCGCTACCGCAAGGAAAACGGCGTCTGGGTCAAAGCGCGCCTCAGCCCGTGA
- the moaD gene encoding molybdopterin converting factor subunit 1, which yields MKLRVLFFSVLRDITGTDEISVEVPAGATMGELLAQVEARWPKIAEWQGSLLLALDQTYVKRDEPLHDGGEVAIMPPVQGG from the coding sequence ATGAAGCTGCGCGTGCTGTTTTTCTCCGTCCTGCGGGACATCACCGGCACGGACGAGATCTCTGTGGAAGTGCCTGCCGGTGCTACGATGGGCGAGCTGCTGGCACAGGTAGAAGCGCGGTGGCCAAAGATCGCTGAATGGCAGGGAAGCCTGCTGCTGGCGCTGGACCAGACCTATGTGAAGCGAGATGAGCCGCTGCATGACGGCGGTGAGGTGGCGATCATGCCGCCGGTGCAGGGGGGGTAA
- a CDS encoding addiction module protein, translated as MTIALEQIRQMPVVQRIQLVEDIWDSMVAEDVDFPLSSAQLAELDERRAAMAADSSIGIPWAEAKARLLAGQ; from the coding sequence ATGACCATCGCACTCGAACAGATTCGTCAGATGCCAGTGGTGCAGCGCATCCAGCTGGTGGAGGACATCTGGGACTCCATGGTGGCGGAAGACGTGGACTTCCCGCTTAGCAGTGCCCAGCTTGCCGAGCTTGATGAGCGGCGTGCTGCCATGGCGGCCGATTCGTCCATTGGTATCCCATGGGCCGAGGCCAAGGCACGGCTGCTGGCAGGACAGTGA
- a CDS encoding thiol-disulfide oxidoreductase DCC family protein: MNTLIIFYDARCGLCSRFRRWMLEQAAYVRLHFLPYDSPQALRLCPDLPSLRADQEIVVMGDDGSLWQGAGAWVTCLWALCEFREWSLRLASPALQPIARKVVHWISTNRITLSRLLRLRSDDHIKRQITDVTCDTGACSL, from the coding sequence ATGAACACCCTCATCATCTTCTACGATGCCCGCTGCGGCCTCTGCTCGCGCTTCCGCCGCTGGATGCTCGAACAGGCCGCGTATGTGCGGCTGCACTTTCTGCCCTACGACTCACCCCAGGCACTCCGCCTCTGCCCCGATCTTCCCAGCCTGCGCGCCGATCAGGAAATCGTCGTCATGGGAGACGACGGCTCTCTCTGGCAGGGCGCAGGTGCCTGGGTCACCTGCCTCTGGGCGCTGTGCGAATTCCGCGAGTGGTCACTCCGCCTCGCCAGCCCCGCATTGCAGCCCATCGCCCGCAAAGTCGTGCACTGGATCTCGACCAACCGCATCACCCTCTCACGCCTCCTCCGCCTGCGCAGCGACGACCACATCAAACGCCAGATCACCGACGTCACCTGCGACACCGGCGCATGCTCTCTCTAG
- a CDS encoding GbsR/MarR family transcriptional regulator yields the protein MSKELPEWEKAREEFVIQWGSLGTQWGINRTMAQIHALLMTAPEPMCTDEVMERLEISRGNAHTNLKDLVSWNLVRIITKKGDRKEYFEAEKDVWKIFITISKERKRREIEPAIHLLRDCAARTKDETVGPGKEFHQQMKDLDEFLSFGVKVADTVISMKHASALQWAMRLLG from the coding sequence GTGAGCAAGGAACTGCCAGAATGGGAAAAAGCCCGCGAGGAATTCGTCATCCAGTGGGGCTCGCTCGGTACCCAGTGGGGCATCAATCGCACGATGGCCCAGATCCATGCCCTGCTCATGACCGCCCCGGAGCCCATGTGCACAGACGAGGTCATGGAGCGACTGGAGATCAGCCGCGGCAATGCCCACACCAATCTCAAAGACCTCGTCAGCTGGAACCTCGTCCGCATCATCACCAAGAAAGGCGACCGCAAAGAGTACTTCGAGGCTGAAAAAGACGTCTGGAAAATCTTCATCACCATCTCCAAGGAGCGCAAGCGCCGCGAGATCGAGCCCGCCATCCACCTCCTGCGCGACTGCGCCGCCCGCACCAAGGACGAAACCGTCGGCCCCGGCAAGGAGTTCCACCAGCAGATGAAGGACCTCGACGAGTTCCTCAGCTTCGGCGTCAAGGTGGCAGACACCGTCATCTCCATGAAGCACGCCTCCGCCCTCCAGTGGGCCATGCGCCTCCTCGGCTAA
- a CDS encoding DUF2971 domain-containing protein translates to MIDPIYKFLPPSRDSYIEDGKLRFSQPRSLNDPFELVNFNVLKGYEQHLISSFQSELQRIEKISDPSIREIERQGVQSAIDEELACVGRKGSKELTKFTQDIIDKFGKKLGVLSLSDRWNSSLMWSHYAQRHTGFCVGFDRSHPFFADETLQKTKLRPVVYGLARIDFEEEIQGLGPRIPFYKSPEWAYEEESRITFYWERNGPINFTELKAENPPGTPVRLLHVPHESICELLIGMETPADLKEKIIKFAARLRVPVFETFQSVTKLTLERGELIL, encoded by the coding sequence ATGATTGACCCGATTTACAAGTTCCTCCCACCGAGTCGTGATTCTTATATAGAAGATGGCAAATTGAGGTTCAGCCAGCCTCGTTCACTCAACGACCCATTTGAGTTGGTTAACTTTAACGTGCTCAAGGGGTACGAACAGCATTTAATTTCATCATTTCAGTCAGAGCTCCAGAGAATCGAAAAGATCAGTGATCCATCAATTAGAGAGATTGAAAGGCAAGGAGTTCAGTCTGCTATCGACGAAGAGCTAGCGTGCGTGGGCAGAAAGGGTTCAAAGGAGCTAACCAAGTTTACTCAGGATATTATAGATAAATTTGGCAAAAAACTTGGAGTTCTAAGTTTATCCGATCGCTGGAACAGCTCTTTGATGTGGTCTCATTATGCCCAGAGACACACTGGGTTCTGTGTTGGATTTGACAGGAGCCATCCTTTCTTTGCTGATGAGACACTCCAAAAGACAAAGCTTAGGCCTGTTGTTTATGGTCTCGCCAGAATCGATTTTGAAGAGGAAATTCAGGGGCTTGGGCCAAGGATACCTTTCTATAAATCGCCTGAATGGGCTTACGAAGAAGAGTCACGAATCACATTTTATTGGGAACGTAACGGGCCAATCAATTTCACCGAATTGAAAGCAGAGAACCCTCCAGGAACCCCAGTTCGGCTACTTCATGTCCCGCACGAATCCATATGCGAACTATTGATTGGAATGGAAACACCAGCTGACTTGAAAGAGAAGATCATTAAATTCGCAGCTAGACTGAGAGTGCCTGTCTTTGAAACTTTCCAGTCCGTTACAAAACTAACCTTAGAACGTGGAGAATTGATTTTGTAA
- a CDS encoding phosphoribosyltransferase, whose translation MPSNVTGVIQDLERVLLSPEQIAARVAEMAARLNVELAGRVVTVVALMDGGLFFVADLLRKLEMPVRLHTLSASSYQGGTATTGEVKVNWPATLNLHGQDVLLLDDILDTGLTLGAITERILEQEPASLRTCVLLSKRRPRLREVVADAGFEIDDEFVVGYGMDFRGRFRNLPCIGILNLDPAS comes from the coding sequence ATGCCCTCCAACGTCACCGGCGTCATTCAAGATCTTGAACGCGTGCTGCTCAGCCCGGAGCAGATCGCGGCGCGGGTGGCTGAGATGGCGGCGCGGCTGAATGTGGAGCTGGCAGGGCGTGTGGTGACGGTGGTGGCGCTGATGGACGGCGGGCTGTTTTTTGTGGCGGATCTGCTGCGCAAGCTGGAGATGCCGGTGCGCCTGCACACGCTGAGCGCGAGCAGCTACCAAGGCGGCACGGCGACGACGGGCGAGGTGAAGGTGAACTGGCCCGCCACGCTGAACCTGCACGGGCAGGATGTGCTGCTGCTGGATGACATTCTGGACACGGGGTTGACGCTGGGGGCGATCACCGAGCGCATCCTGGAGCAGGAACCTGCGAGCCTGCGCACCTGCGTGCTGCTGAGCAAGCGCCGGCCACGCCTGCGCGAAGTGGTGGCTGACGCGGGCTTTGAGATCGATGATGAGTTTGTGGTGGGCTACGGCATGGACTTCCGGGGCCGCTTCCGGAATCTGCCGTGCATCGGAATCCTGAACCTGGACCCAGCATCATGA
- a CDS encoding PVC-type heme-binding CxxCH protein, which yields MPFLRSLLILGTLAASLHAAEDKMRLVRETDALTPDQERSGLHVPPGFTVQLFASEPLINKPINMAFDARGRLWVSSTVEYPYAADKARWSDPQGTRVKHSRDAIKILEDTNGDGRADKVTDFADGLNIPTGVLPWHKPEHKAGCIAWSIPNIWYFADTDGDDKADHREILFGPLGYEKDTHGMCSSFRMGLDGWVYATHGFNNTSKLKVRQPTEHTEDTEKKKSGSVSSVLSVGTSELELHSGNVFRFRPDGSRVEIWTHGQVNPFGLCWDRFGNLYSADCHSSPIYQLIRGACYPSFGKPHDGLGFAPVMCQHSHGSTGICGIVYIDGGVWGPEWDDHMLVGNCVTSRVNHDTVTFTGSTPKANEQPDFITSDDPWFRPVDLQLGPDNALYIADFYNKIIGHYEVPLDHPGRDKERGRIWRVVNLKHTVSSTEWAEYASSSQKMRLVLEKGSPPQRKIATDWFAQSPELWKTENFAWCGNCYEALHPQTTDRRAIEANTWVGLRTGNEGDRARVAMGAANFLEERDFTWRHASVRFLAALDYWPDEAKAAMVLTAREITTTQTATLRILSQAIASHPAPEFVAPMLMHLGRVPHEDPSLRLAIMIALRSCLEVPNGCLALQGVKIPASQNADMVQLVSSARSAEASQFLWDQFASSKDVEQQQAMFLHVARYGESKLVEQAIALARKSSESSDTHSAIQKLTAIHNGLTERGAPANPELLQWAQQLATQLLDSAQQQPAPAWTSSGEAQWSLQPRKCTDGTEAQVLQSMAKGGGDEEKRTGILKSKDFTAPAKLTVWINGHRGPPTSKPHDKNLVRVVDAQSGTTLASVFPRRHNDCRREELDLSKHTGKTVHLEIVDGDDGKAYAWLGITRIEPAVVSVNDFQSEDSTRTALKTLAMLLQHTAPAVLREKLSAYLPPRPAPPPLPVSPEQRQQLDTLIATRSAAYAKARPDIAAGKTVFTANCAVCHQIRGTGGLIGPQLDGIGARGPERLCEDILDPNRNVDAHFHLHTLILKDGTTLSGFLKGEAGQVLILADAAGQEHRISKNDLSKDTTTPMSLMPPVFGQTLDEKNFINLLGYLVHEKTGQ from the coding sequence ATGCCATTCCTCCGCAGCCTGCTCATCCTCGGCACCCTCGCCGCCAGCCTCCACGCCGCCGAGGACAAAATGCGTCTCGTTCGTGAAACAGACGCACTAACCCCCGATCAGGAACGCTCAGGACTCCACGTGCCGCCGGGTTTCACCGTGCAGCTCTTCGCCAGCGAGCCCCTGATCAACAAGCCCATCAACATGGCCTTCGACGCACGCGGCCGCTTGTGGGTTTCCTCCACCGTCGAGTACCCCTACGCCGCAGACAAGGCCCGCTGGTCAGACCCCCAGGGTACCCGCGTCAAACACAGTCGCGATGCCATCAAGATCCTCGAAGACACCAACGGTGACGGCCGCGCAGACAAAGTCACCGACTTCGCCGACGGCCTCAACATCCCCACCGGCGTCCTCCCCTGGCACAAGCCCGAGCACAAAGCCGGATGCATTGCCTGGAGCATCCCCAACATCTGGTACTTCGCCGACACTGATGGCGATGACAAAGCCGACCACCGCGAAATTCTCTTCGGCCCCCTCGGCTATGAAAAAGACACCCACGGCATGTGCAGCAGCTTCCGCATGGGCCTCGACGGCTGGGTGTACGCCACCCACGGCTTCAACAACACCAGCAAGTTGAAGGTGAGACAGCCTACGGAACACACAGAAGACACAGAAAAAAAGAAATCCGGTTCCGTGTCTTCCGTGCTTTCCGTAGGCACCTCTGAATTGGAGCTGCACAGCGGCAATGTCTTCCGCTTCCGCCCCGACGGCTCACGCGTGGAAATCTGGACGCATGGCCAGGTCAATCCCTTCGGCCTCTGCTGGGACCGCTTCGGCAATCTCTACAGCGCCGACTGCCACAGCTCGCCCATCTACCAGCTCATCCGCGGCGCCTGCTACCCCAGCTTTGGCAAGCCGCACGACGGCCTCGGCTTCGCCCCCGTCATGTGCCAGCACAGCCACGGCTCCACCGGCATCTGCGGTATCGTCTATATCGACGGCGGCGTCTGGGGCCCCGAGTGGGACGACCACATGCTCGTCGGCAACTGCGTCACCTCCCGCGTGAACCACGACACTGTCACTTTCACCGGCTCCACACCCAAGGCCAACGAGCAGCCCGACTTCATCACCAGCGACGACCCCTGGTTCCGCCCCGTCGATCTCCAGCTCGGCCCCGACAACGCCCTCTACATCGCCGACTTCTACAACAAGATCATCGGCCACTACGAAGTGCCGCTGGATCATCCGGGAAGAGACAAGGAGAGAGGGAGGATCTGGCGGGTGGTGAATTTGAAGCACACAGTGAGTTCAACGGAGTGGGCCGAGTACGCGAGCAGTTCCCAAAAGATGAGGCTTGTTCTGGAAAAAGGCAGTCCTCCGCAGCGCAAGATTGCCACGGATTGGTTTGCGCAGTCACCGGAACTTTGGAAGACAGAAAACTTTGCCTGGTGTGGCAATTGCTACGAAGCGCTGCATCCACAGACCACAGACCGGCGAGCCATAGAGGCCAATACCTGGGTCGGACTTCGCACAGGCAATGAAGGTGACCGCGCAAGAGTGGCCATGGGAGCCGCCAACTTTCTTGAAGAACGGGACTTCACCTGGAGGCATGCGAGCGTGAGGTTCCTTGCGGCTCTGGATTACTGGCCAGATGAGGCGAAGGCAGCAATGGTGCTGACCGCACGCGAAATCACGACAACACAGACCGCTACGTTGCGCATTTTGTCTCAGGCGATCGCCTCTCATCCAGCACCGGAATTTGTGGCTCCCATGTTGATGCATCTCGGGCGTGTTCCGCATGAAGATCCCTCGCTGCGTCTCGCCATCATGATCGCTCTGCGGAGCTGCCTGGAAGTTCCGAACGGCTGTCTGGCACTGCAGGGTGTCAAGATTCCAGCCAGCCAGAATGCAGACATGGTGCAGCTTGTCAGTAGCGCCCGTTCAGCAGAAGCCTCCCAGTTTCTCTGGGATCAGTTTGCATCATCCAAGGATGTAGAACAGCAGCAGGCCATGTTTCTTCACGTGGCTCGTTATGGCGAGTCCAAGCTCGTCGAGCAGGCGATTGCACTCGCCCGCAAATCATCGGAATCATCCGACACCCACTCGGCCATTCAAAAGCTCACCGCCATCCACAACGGCCTCACCGAGCGCGGCGCTCCCGCCAATCCCGAGCTGCTCCAATGGGCTCAACAACTCGCCACCCAGCTCCTCGATTCCGCACAGCAACAACCCGCCCCCGCCTGGACCTCCTCTGGCGAGGCCCAATGGTCCCTGCAGCCCCGCAAATGCACCGACGGCACCGAGGCGCAGGTGCTCCAAAGCATGGCCAAAGGAGGCGGCGATGAAGAAAAGCGCACAGGCATTCTCAAATCCAAAGACTTCACCGCACCCGCCAAACTCACCGTGTGGATCAACGGTCATCGCGGACCACCCACCAGCAAACCTCATGACAAAAACCTCGTGCGAGTCGTCGATGCACAAAGCGGCACCACACTCGCCAGCGTGTTCCCACGCCGCCACAACGACTGCCGCCGCGAAGAGCTGGACCTTTCCAAACACACCGGCAAAACCGTGCACCTTGAGATCGTTGATGGCGATGACGGCAAAGCCTACGCCTGGCTCGGCATCACCCGCATCGAGCCCGCCGTCGTCAGCGTGAACGACTTCCAGAGCGAGGACAGCACCCGCACCGCGCTCAAGACTCTCGCCATGCTGCTCCAGCACACCGCACCCGCTGTGCTGCGGGAAAAGCTCTCCGCCTACCTGCCACCACGTCCCGCACCACCACCGCTGCCCGTTTCACCCGAGCAGCGTCAGCAGCTCGATACACTCATCGCCACACGCTCTGCCGCCTACGCCAAAGCTAGGCCGGACATCGCCGCAGGAAAGACTGTCTTCACCGCGAACTGCGCCGTCTGCCATCAGATCCGCGGCACCGGCGGCCTCATCGGCCCGCAGCTCGATGGCATCGGCGCACGCGGCCCCGAGCGCCTCTGCGAGGACATCCTCGACCCCAACCGCAACGTGGACGCCCACTTTCACCTCCACACCCTCATCCTCAAAGACGGCACCACCCTCAGCGGCTTCCTCAAAGGCGAAGCCGGCCAGGTCCTCATCCTCGCCGACGCCGCCGGCCAGGAACACCGCATCTCAAAAAACGATCTCTCCAAAGACACCACCACCCCCATGTCCCTCATGCCCCCCGTCTTCGGCCAGACGCTCGATGAGAAAAACTTCATCAACCTTCTTGGCTACCTAGTCCATGAGAAGACCGGGCAATAA
- a CDS encoding type II toxin-antitoxin system RelE/ParE family toxin, which yields MKKSVLSPCALCDADDARRWYENCEPGLGSEFVRALEECLSRIEASPEMHRVVLAPYRKVLMRRFPFQVIYEIREDSLWILAVYHAKRDSALLRKRMTGP from the coding sequence ATGAAAAAATCCGTCCTCTCGCCATGCGCGCTCTGTGATGCAGATGACGCGCGTCGATGGTACGAAAACTGCGAGCCAGGCCTGGGTTCCGAGTTTGTCCGGGCGCTGGAAGAATGTCTGTCACGCATCGAGGCCAGTCCTGAAATGCATCGGGTCGTGCTGGCCCCTTATCGCAAAGTGCTCATGCGCCGTTTCCCGTTTCAGGTCATTTACGAGATCCGTGAAGACAGCCTTTGGATCCTCGCCGTTTATCACGCCAAACGTGATTCCGCCCTGCTGCGCAAAAGGATGACCGGACCATGA
- a CDS encoding DUF1501 domain-containing protein: protein MNPILHDSLQLKTRRQFLGHAGQFSLGAIAMHAMQQKAGAAMVADNPLIPKKTHFAPKAKRVIYLHMSGAPPHLDLFDYKPELVKRSGQDCPDSILKGRRFAFTTGVPKLMGTPRTFARYGKAGMWMSDACPNFHTIADEICMVRSMNTDQFNHAPAELLLFTGHARQGRPSMGAWATYGLGTENQDLPGFVALISSGTQPSGGQGCWGSGFIPSVYQGVQCRSKGDPVLFVSDPAGMNRAMRRKTLDALQDLNQQQVAEFGHPETVTRIAQYELAFRMQTSVPEVMDISQEPQHVIEAYGAKPGESSFANNCLLARRLVEKGVRFVNLFDWGWDFHGTSEGSGITTGLTAKMAATDKPVSALIKDLKQRGLLEDTLVIWGGEFGRTPFREGRTAASAVLGRDHYPDCYTLFMAGGGVKAGFDYGSTDELGFSVAENKVHVHDFQATVMHLLGFDHERLTYRFQGRDYRLTDIHGHVVKDLLA, encoded by the coding sequence ATGAACCCCATTCTCCACGACTCTCTCCAGCTCAAAACCCGCCGCCAGTTCCTCGGCCATGCGGGCCAGTTCAGCCTCGGAGCCATCGCCATGCATGCCATGCAGCAGAAGGCTGGGGCCGCCATGGTCGCGGACAATCCGCTCATCCCCAAGAAGACCCACTTCGCCCCCAAGGCCAAGCGCGTCATCTACCTCCACATGTCGGGCGCGCCGCCCCACCTCGACCTCTTTGACTACAAGCCCGAGCTCGTAAAACGCAGCGGCCAGGACTGCCCCGACTCCATTCTCAAAGGCCGGCGCTTCGCCTTTACCACCGGCGTCCCCAAGCTCATGGGCACCCCGCGCACCTTCGCCCGATACGGCAAGGCCGGCATGTGGATGAGCGACGCCTGCCCCAATTTCCACACCATCGCCGACGAGATCTGCATGGTCCGCTCCATGAACACGGACCAGTTCAATCACGCCCCCGCAGAGCTGCTCCTCTTCACCGGCCACGCACGCCAGGGTCGCCCCTCCATGGGCGCCTGGGCCACCTATGGCCTCGGCACAGAAAATCAGGACCTCCCCGGCTTCGTCGCTCTCATCTCCAGCGGCACCCAGCCCAGCGGCGGCCAGGGCTGCTGGGGCAGCGGCTTCATCCCCAGCGTCTATCAGGGCGTGCAGTGCCGCAGCAAGGGAGACCCCGTCCTCTTCGTCAGCGACCCCGCCGGCATGAACCGCGCCATGCGCCGCAAGACTCTCGACGCGCTGCAAGATCTTAATCAGCAGCAGGTCGCTGAGTTCGGCCATCCGGAAACCGTCACCCGCATCGCCCAGTACGAGCTCGCCTTCCGCATGCAGACCAGCGTGCCCGAGGTCATGGACATCTCCCAGGAGCCGCAGCATGTCATCGAGGCCTACGGCGCCAAGCCTGGCGAATCCAGCTTCGCCAACAACTGCCTCCTCGCCCGCCGCCTCGTGGAAAAAGGCGTCCGCTTTGTGAACCTCTTCGACTGGGGCTGGGACTTCCACGGCACCAGCGAGGGCAGCGGCATCACCACCGGCCTCACCGCCAAGATGGCTGCGACTGACAAGCCCGTCTCCGCCCTCATCAAAGACCTCAAGCAGCGCGGCCTGCTGGAGGACACCCTCGTCATCTGGGGCGGCGAATTTGGCCGCACCCCCTTCCGCGAAGGCCGCACCGCCGCCAGCGCCGTCCTGGGTCGCGACCACTACCCCGACTGCTACACCCTCTTCATGGCCGGCGGCGGCGTAAAGGCCGGATTCGACTACGGCAGCACCGACGAGCTCGGCTTCAGCGTCGCTGAAAACAAAGTCCACGTGCACGACTTCCAGGCCACCGTCATGCACCTCCTCGGCTTCGACCACGAGCGCCTCACCTACCGCTTCCAAGGCCGCGACTACCGCCTCACCGACATCCACGGCCACGTGGTCAAAGACCTGCTGGCGTGA
- a CDS encoding autotransporter outer membrane beta-barrel domain-containing protein, with amino-acid sequence MLSARISALVALVFLILAGASHAQVPFDTLISNYGQPNQLTNFNLYDQSQRVAWDFTTGADAYSDLFLTVQASNNDGGGRYLTAEFFTSASSAPDTLVGSVQIRVGFTEGSFQDFSNDLPAAVALAANTTYWVVLSLTDPLSHGGPPGIRFRNIADGTTDAGGIYSSVSGTSLLTSSNNGSTWTAQSGTDALKYLLEGTKVVVVVPVVPPDAVLTAQSLQSLALQSTSALLEDFAMRLFRVRSGQGGTANQNTVLVDLAAEDEQVVLGEGDGPGSPPRLVGLTTGARAGQLRIFSSFDYGYAGLTSASALRSNTYGGTLGMELTLTDHLAFGVGMGALTAQTRVAGGIASVNTDGLTLASYATYQRGGTYLDLLYAATMLDHSVIRGAAISSPYSTVHTVQFNTGHNFISGRFTHGPFVGVNYAHATTNPYTETGPGAVTVDRQRSDTIQGRVGWQGSAQFDRGWGVIIPQVRLSWDKQYLNDRSVSNVALAGVPGVVTRTSTGGASQNGLGLGAGVMVSLNSGWAFGLNYQGHLLDGAANLHNAMAYVSWRW; translated from the coding sequence ATGCTGTCTGCCCGCATCTCCGCACTCGTTGCCCTCGTCTTCCTCATCCTGGCCGGTGCCAGCCATGCGCAGGTGCCATTCGACACGCTGATCTCAAACTACGGCCAGCCCAACCAGCTGACCAATTTCAACCTGTATGACCAGTCGCAGCGGGTTGCCTGGGACTTCACCACCGGCGCGGACGCTTACTCAGACCTCTTCCTGACGGTGCAGGCGAGCAACAATGACGGCGGCGGCCGCTATCTGACCGCAGAATTTTTCACCTCCGCCAGCTCCGCGCCGGACACGCTCGTGGGCAGCGTGCAGATCCGGGTGGGATTCACCGAGGGCAGCTTTCAGGACTTCAGCAATGACCTTCCCGCCGCTGTCGCGCTGGCTGCCAACACCACCTATTGGGTGGTCCTTTCCCTCACCGATCCGCTGAGCCATGGAGGCCCTCCAGGCATCCGGTTTCGAAACATCGCGGACGGCACCACCGACGCGGGCGGCATCTACTCCAGTGTGAGCGGCACCTCTCTTCTCACCTCGTCAAACAACGGCAGCACCTGGACCGCCCAAAGCGGCACCGACGCCCTGAAATACCTGCTCGAAGGCACCAAGGTGGTCGTGGTGGTGCCCGTGGTGCCGCCAGATGCAGTGCTCACCGCGCAGAGCCTTCAAAGCCTCGCACTCCAAAGCACCAGCGCCTTGCTGGAAGACTTCGCCATGCGCCTCTTCCGTGTGCGCTCCGGCCAGGGGGGCACCGCCAATCAAAACACCGTGCTGGTGGATCTCGCTGCGGAGGATGAGCAGGTGGTGCTCGGCGAAGGCGACGGCCCCGGCTCGCCGCCCCGCCTTGTCGGTCTCACCACCGGTGCCCGCGCAGGTCAGCTCCGCATCTTTTCTTCATTCGACTACGGCTACGCCGGCCTCACCAGCGCGTCAGCCCTCCGCAGCAACACCTACGGCGGTACCCTGGGCATGGAGCTGACGCTCACCGATCATCTCGCCTTCGGGGTCGGGATGGGCGCACTGACAGCACAGACTCGCGTGGCTGGCGGCATCGCCTCGGTCAATACCGACGGCCTCACCCTCGCCAGCTATGCCACCTATCAGCGCGGCGGCACCTATCTGGACCTCCTCTACGCCGCCACCATGCTCGACCACAGCGTCATCCGTGGCGCGGCCATCTCCAGCCCGTACAGCACCGTGCACACCGTGCAGTTCAATACAGGCCACAACTTCATCTCCGGTCGCTTCACGCACGGCCCCTTTGTCGGTGTGAACTACGCCCACGCCACCACCAATCCCTACACCGAGACCGGCCCCGGTGCCGTGACGGTGGACCGCCAGCGCTCAGACACCATCCAGGGCCGGGTGGGCTGGCAGGGCAGCGCACAGTTTGATCGCGGCTGGGGCGTCATCATTCCTCAGGTGCGCCTCTCCTGGGACAAACAATATCTCAATGACAGAAGCGTCTCCAATGTGGCCCTCGCCGGCGTGCCGGGCGTCGTCACTCGCACCAGCACAGGCGGCGCGTCGCAAAACGGCCTCGGTCTCGGCGCAGGTGTCATGGTCAGCCTGAACAGCGGCTGGGCCTTCGGCCTGAACTACCAGGGACACCTGCTCGACGGAGCCGCCAACCTGCACAATGCCATGGCCTACGTCTCCTGGCGCTGGTAG